A window of Ruminiclostridium herbifermentans genomic DNA:
AGCGTAAGGATTCGGGCTTCTTTAATTATAAAACACCGGATGAAAACAAATGCTGGGTATTAATTGGTTAATACCCTCTTTATAACTCTCAAGAAGTTCTGTCCAGCAATCTTATTAACTAAAGCCTCACTATAATTTAGCTTTAATAATTCATTTAGCAGGTTATTAATACACTGTACCCCTTCTAAACCTTCAGGTGTAGCATCTATTCCATCATAATCTGCACCTAATCCTATTGTATCTTCCCCTGTTAGCGCTACAATATATTCTATATGCTCAATTACATGTTTCATTGAAGCCTTTGTGTCACTGCAAATAAAATCAGGGCACAAGTTTATTCCTGTAACACCACCATTTTTCTTTAACGCCAAAAGCTGCTCATCTGTAAGATTTCTTCTATGATTGCAAATTTTCTTAGCATTAGAATGGGATGCAATTATGGGAGCTGTACTGCAGTTTATAACATCCCAAAAACCAGCTTCAGATAAGTGTGATACATCTACCATCATACCAAGTCTGTTCATTTCGGCTACAACATCTTTGCCAAAGGGTGTAAGTCCGCCACCTGTGATTGCATCAGCTACTCCATCAGCTATCTGGTTTCGATAATTCCAAGTCAATGTTATTGCTCTTACTCCCAATTCATATAACATACGCAATGCTGATAGGCTTCCTTCTAAAGCATCTCCGCCTTCAATAGTAAGAATTGCAGCAATTTTATTAGCTTTAGTTGCTGCTAATATATCGTCGTAATTACGACATAACGAGATATCATCTTTATTGATTTCTATTTCTCTGTATAATCTGTCAATTATATCAATTGCACGACACAATGCTCCCATTTTAGCATGATTAGGTGAAATAAATGCTGCAAAGAACTGAACAAAACTATCATATTCTTTAAGTCTCTTCAAATCTATATGTCCTTTATTTTCACAAAGCTGTTCACCAGTATCCATAATGGTTGTAATTGTATCACAATGTGCATCTACTATTATCATTTAATAAACCTCCACTCCAAATTTTGCACAAAAATTATATAATATTTTTTTAAATATAACTACCCACATCAGCACAAAAACTAAAGTGACTCCCAAGTACAATGTAAAAGTTAAACAATAATTTTAAGTTGTTTAAATAAATCATTGATAAGCTTAATTATCGTATATTATTATGCGGAAAAGTTTGTAATATTATCAAAATGCATTTTTTATAAGGTTAATTGTATTCATTTCATTTGCATCGTTATTATTTTTCATTAGGATTTCTACAATATCAAACCGAATGGGTTTATCTATATTACCAGTGTTAGTTAAATATATCGATGCAAGAAGCTTAATCTTCTCTTGCTTTTTGAATGTGACAGATTCTCTTGGAACTCCAAAACTATAAGATTTTCTGGTTTTAACCTCTATAAAACAAATATATTCACCATCTTGTGCAATTATATCTATTTCACCAATTCGTCCAACCCTATAATTTAATTTTAGAATTGTATAGCCATTTTCTTCAAGAAATTCAACTGCTTTTTGTTCACCCTCAGTACCAATGGCACGGGTATTTTTATTTGCCATATCTATCTCCATAGCTTTTATCGACACTGCCAATAAATATTAATATTTCAGCAACAACCTCATATATCTCAGGTGGAATTTCACTTCCAATACCCAATGCAGATAATGTTTTAGCTAAATTACTGTCTTTATATATTGGAATATCTTTCTCTTGAGCTTTTTCAATAATTTTCTCAGCTACAATGCCTTTTCCCGTAGCAATTATTCTTGGTGCAGCATCTGTCTCAGGAGAATATTGCAAGGCTGTAGCCTGTTTAATTTCCTTTTTAATATTCTTTTTCTCCTGTGGCATATCTTACGCTCCTTCTTTTCAGTTAAATCAATACTTCTAATACATCTAAATCAGTACATCAATATTATTTGGATTTTTTATGAATTCCTTTTTGGCTTCTTCTTCAAAATTTACAATACTCAATGGTTCCTCTAACAATCTATAAGTAAAATCAACAAGTCTAAATCCCTTTTCTAATAAACTAGTGTATAGCATTTTATGGTGTTCCTTTAAAACATCAAAAACCTCACTATTCTCTACTCTGAAATTTGTGCTTATATTTTTTTTGTCAACACTTAGCAAAGTATCAATCCTCCCAATATTATTGCTGTCTAAGGATATTAGCACTGTCATATTGGAGGCATCAAGTTTTTTGGATTTAGAACCTCTTTTTAACATGTAAAGTTCACCTGTAGTGTTCTGATTAAATATACTCAATGGAATTTGCACATATGAACTGTAATTATTAAGTTGATTAATGAAATTTATATTGCTTTCTAAATTCCCTACTATATTCGTAGCTGTTTGCTGCATAGACGCAGGCAACTGCAAAATACTAGTTTTTATTGCTTGAATTGCATCATCCATACTTTTATAAAGCTTAACAGGATTTATTTCATCACTGCTCTGATCAATTTTAATAAATAGATTCTGAAGCTTATTTACAGTTTCTTCAAAGCTTTTTATGCTCTTTGCCTCCATACTTAATTGGTCAAAAGCAGTGTCACCGCCTTGAATTCTGAAAATAGCAGAATTTATTTCCTTGGCAATTTGCTTTGAGGCTGACAATTCTTCTGCAGACAATTGTCCACTGTTTATAAGAGACTCAAGCCTTGAGTTAAGTTGGTTCAAAGCTGTCAAATCTCCTTTGCCAAGGGATTCTCCGCCTTTTAGTAAATTACTGATTTGCTGCTCAATATGACTTATACTGCCTTTATTATTAATATTCAAAGAATTATCAGATTGCTGTATAGCTGCTTTCCCTTCTGCAGCCCCATTTACGTTGTTGTCTATGCCTTTTGTACTATTTAATGCTTCTTTTAAATTTGCTGTATTGTTATTTATAGCAGTATTGCCTTGTAGATTATTAGATATATTGCTTTCTGCTTTGCTATTATTAGCAGCATTATTCACAGCAGTTTTTGCATTATCAGAAGCATTTTGGATTCTATCAGCTGCAGTATTTACATTATTGGTAACTTCCGCACCAGATGCAGAACTACTTCCATTAGCCGTTACAGCTGCATTATTAGCTGTCATAGAAGAAGAATTAGAACTCATTGTTTTAACTGCATTTGCAACTTCATTAAGTGATGCTGCTGTACTATTACTTGATATATTATTATTTATCTGATTCTTAGCTGCCATTTCTGCAGTTAATTTTCCAAGAATATCATTAACTATATTTTGGTTTACAGTATTTGCAGAATTTTTTCCGTCACTATTTATAAGCTTAAGTAAATCACCAATATCATTACTGATCTTAAGTCTTCCAGCTAAAAGATTTTGCAGCTTTTCAATGCTTTGATTATCAGACATATTTGCTGCTGTTAAGAAAGCAGCGGAATTAGCCTTTAATTGTGTATTATTACTCAGCAAACTCATGGCTTTTGACATATTTTCAGCATTAACAGGCAAATTTTGCTTCTGCAAAGCTTGAGCAAGTTCAATATTTTTATCTGTAACAGGTAAATTCAATCCCTTTAAGGTATTTTTTATATTCTCAAGTGCAGAATCGACTTGTGGCTGTATATTACGATTGGTAACCTCTAGTGCAGGCTTTCCATCAACAATACCCCGAAATACAAAATTAACATACTCACCTTCTGAAGCATCAACAGGAGTCATGGCACTGGCTAGTACCGTTGAGCCATCTGAAAGCTTCAAACTAAGTTCGCTGCCTGAATTTTCAAGAACTTGTGCTCTTACATTATCACCTGGTTTTAGTTTACTTAATATATCTCCACCAGTATTTTGTATAATTCCTACTGCAGGAACCAATCCATCAACTCTCACTTTGACACCTCCAAATTATTTTTCATCATTCTTTGAATGGACTTAAAATTTCAGTATAAAATATTTCATTTTGATATAATTTATTGACAAAGCCAGGCTTTATTTATAAAGCTTACTCTATGTATCGGACAAAGTCCCAATTTCTTTATAGCAGAAATGTGCTGTGGTGTACCATATCCCTTATGCACAGCAAAGCCATACTCTGGATATTTCGAATCATACTCCTTTATTATTCTATCCCTTGTAACCTTTGCCAGTATTGATGCGGCAGCAATATTCATGCTTAGGCTATCGCCCTTTATAATAGGAACTTGTTTTGCAGCTACGTTCTCAAGCTGAACTGCATCTAAAAGAATACAGTCTGGTGCAGGCTTTAGCTGACTTATAGCTTCAGTCATTGCTTTTTTTGTAGCATTTAATATATTAATTTCATCAATACTTTTTTCGTCAACAGCAGCAATACCATAAGAATCAGCCTTCTCTAAAATCACATCATATAAGGCTTCTCTTTTAGCTTCACTGAGTTTTTTGGAATCATTAATGCCTTCAATAAGTAAGCCTTCTGGAAGAATTACAGCAGCAGCAACCACAGGACCAGCTAATGGACCTCTGCCTGCTTCATCCACACCAGCTATAAAGCTAAAACCTTCTTGCCTTGCTCTGTTTTCAAAAGTAAGCATGTTTTGCAGACGTTCTATTTCTTTATTATGCTTTTCCTGAATCTTGTAATATTTCTCTAAAAGCTTTCCTACTGTTGATCCACATGACTGAAGCTGTAAGAGATAATCTATAGTTTCTTGAATTGATTTATTCTGAATTTCTTCTTTTATCTGTTTTAATGTTAATTTAGCCATTACATACCTCAAGTTTAATTTTATAAAATAATGCTATACAAGCTGGTAAAGTAACTTTTATCCAAACCACTTCCTTTTACATGTGGAATTCCAACCTATATGAATTGACATATTATAATTTACGGTTCAAGCCATTTTAAATGCAGTTTGATTTGAATTTGTTACTTAATCTATCGGCCCATAGCACCTAATTTTTAGCCGAAAGTAATTGACTTTATTACTAAATATACTTTACTACATTATAACGATATTGACTAGTATAATATATAATCTATTGTTGAATTTCAACAGTCCATTTCAGCTTTAAAACGCTGGAATGCAAAAGGTATTAGCTGAAATGCAAAAGCAAGTAGATATTTAAAAAATCACAAAAGAAATAATAATATTTAGGATTTAAGATAATAAAAATATATATGTTTTTGCGCTTACAAGTTGCAGTTCAAATTTTTGCTTATATTATAAAGAAGGTATGAAAGCCACTCTTTTGGCCTCCATACCTTTAATTTTAATATTATAGAAAGTTATTTACAGAAAAACTTC
This region includes:
- a CDS encoding YraN family protein; the protein is MANKNTRAIGTEGEQKAVEFLEENGYTILKLNYRVGRIGEIDIIAQDGEYICFIEVKTRKSYSFGVPRESVTFKKQEKIKLLASIYLTNTGNIDKPIRFDIVEILMKNNNDANEMNTINLIKNAF
- a CDS encoding ribonuclease HII yields the protein MAKLTLKQIKEEIQNKSIQETIDYLLQLQSCGSTVGKLLEKYYKIQEKHNKEIERLQNMLTFENRARQEGFSFIAGVDEAGRGPLAGPVVAAAVILPEGLLIEGINDSKKLSEAKREALYDVILEKADSYGIAAVDEKSIDEINILNATKKAMTEAISQLKPAPDCILLDAVQLENVAAKQVPIIKGDSLSMNIAAASILAKVTRDRIIKEYDSKYPEYGFAVHKGYGTPQHISAIKKLGLCPIHRVSFINKAWLCQ
- a CDS encoding dipeptidase, translated to MIIVDAHCDTITTIMDTGEQLCENKGHIDLKRLKEYDSFVQFFAAFISPNHAKMGALCRAIDIIDRLYREIEINKDDISLCRNYDDILAATKANKIAAILTIEGGDALEGSLSALRMLYELGVRAITLTWNYRNQIADGVADAITGGGLTPFGKDVVAEMNRLGMMVDVSHLSEAGFWDVINCSTAPIIASHSNAKKICNHRRNLTDEQLLALKKNGGVTGINLCPDFICSDTKASMKHVIEHIEYIVALTGEDTIGLGADYDGIDATPEGLEGVQCINNLLNELLKLNYSEALVNKIAGQNFLRVIKRVLTN
- a CDS encoding flagellar hook-length control protein FliK, translating into MRVDGLVPAVGIIQNTGGDILSKLKPGDNVRAQVLENSGSELSLKLSDGSTVLASAMTPVDASEGEYVNFVFRGIVDGKPALEVTNRNIQPQVDSALENIKNTLKGLNLPVTDKNIELAQALQKQNLPVNAENMSKAMSLLSNNTQLKANSAAFLTAANMSDNQSIEKLQNLLAGRLKISNDIGDLLKLINSDGKNSANTVNQNIVNDILGKLTAEMAAKNQINNNISSNSTAASLNEVANAVKTMSSNSSSMTANNAAVTANGSSSASGAEVTNNVNTAADRIQNASDNAKTAVNNAANNSKAESNISNNLQGNTAINNNTANLKEALNSTKGIDNNVNGAAEGKAAIQQSDNSLNINNKGSISHIEQQISNLLKGGESLGKGDLTALNQLNSRLESLINSGQLSAEELSASKQIAKEINSAIFRIQGGDTAFDQLSMEAKSIKSFEETVNKLQNLFIKIDQSSDEINPVKLYKSMDDAIQAIKTSILQLPASMQQTATNIVGNLESNINFINQLNNYSSYVQIPLSIFNQNTTGELYMLKRGSKSKKLDASNMTVLISLDSNNIGRIDTLLSVDKKNISTNFRVENSEVFDVLKEHHKMLYTSLLEKGFRLVDFTYRLLEEPLSIVNFEEEAKKEFIKNPNNIDVLI
- a CDS encoding EscU/YscU/HrcU family type III secretion system export apparatus switch protein; translation: MPQEKKNIKKEIKQATALQYSPETDAAPRIIATGKGIVAEKIIEKAQEKDIPIYKDSNLAKTLSALGIGSEIPPEIYEVVAEILIFIGSVDKSYGDRYGK